One segment of Asaia bogorensis NBRC 16594 DNA contains the following:
- a CDS encoding LacI family DNA-binding transcriptional regulator, with product MLDKVEINRSRRKRATLKDIAALAGVGTATVERALHSRGNVRPETCRRILTIARDLEYFPTLPNLHQGVLRIDVLLVRPETLFYARLSQAFKTLAASLGKDIQVHRNFVGEADIAAFVARILDAPYRRSALVIACPSHPDILEALHHVASDGLPVIQIVTRNLPGLPYVGIDNHAAGRTAALCLTRSLSQRSGSLLALCHSMTYANHRERIEGFSGFLSGQAAQQHRLADILFDGDDPDEAARLLHQAILDNPDLIGVYTAGGDNLRIGEVLRRHRQRSLCWIGHEVNPVTRACLIDGTMSFAIDQTPETQAGLALHLSLQKLGIIPALIGFDPPQFRLVTSENIG from the coding sequence ATGCTGGACAAGGTCGAGATCAACAGAAGCCGCAGGAAGCGTGCCACATTAAAGGATATCGCAGCTCTGGCTGGCGTTGGAACTGCGACTGTCGAACGTGCGCTGCACAGCAGGGGCAATGTACGACCGGAAACCTGTCGGCGCATCCTGACGATCGCGCGCGATCTCGAATATTTTCCGACCCTGCCCAACCTGCATCAGGGCGTGTTGCGCATTGATGTATTACTGGTACGTCCGGAAACGCTTTTCTACGCGCGTTTGAGCCAGGCCTTCAAAACGCTGGCGGCCTCTCTGGGCAAGGATATCCAGGTGCATCGCAATTTCGTGGGCGAAGCGGATATTGCTGCTTTTGTCGCCCGTATCCTCGACGCCCCTTACAGACGCTCGGCGCTGGTCATTGCCTGTCCTTCCCATCCCGATATACTCGAAGCGCTGCATCATGTTGCCAGCGATGGGCTGCCTGTGATCCAGATCGTCACGCGCAACCTGCCCGGGCTGCCTTACGTCGGCATCGATAATCACGCGGCAGGGCGTACAGCAGCCCTGTGCCTTACGCGCAGTCTCTCGCAACGATCGGGTTCACTGCTCGCGCTTTGCCATTCCATGACCTATGCCAATCATCGCGAGCGTATAGAAGGTTTTTCCGGTTTCCTCTCCGGGCAGGCTGCGCAGCAGCACCGACTGGCTGACATTCTGTTCGATGGAGATGATCCCGACGAAGCCGCGCGCCTGCTGCATCAGGCCATCCTGGATAATCCGGACCTCATCGGTGTTTATACAGCGGGTGGCGACAACCTGCGTATCGGCGAGGTTCTGCGTCGCCACAGACAGCGCAGCCTGTGCTGGATAGGGCATGAGGTCAACCCGGTGACACGCGCATGCCTGATCGACGGCACGATGAGTTTTGCCATCGATCAGACACCCGAAACCCAGGCCGGCCTGGCACTCCACCTCAGCTTGCAGAAACTTGGTATCATTCCGGCTCTTATTGGCTTCGATCCGCCTCAATTCCGGTTGGTGACCTCTGAAAATATTGGTTAG
- a CDS encoding LacI family DNA-binding transcriptional regulator: protein MSQRATIHDIARYSGVSTATVDRVINGRGGVRPDKERVVLEAARELGDGRRLIALHARLARIAVVTQPPVNPFHAALQDAFRVIMPAYREQNIACFEHHASIEHPDRAASLIRTLAREYDGLILCLPDHPGIRQAVSDACARLPVVTIASDITAPERLAYIGSDNYRAGRIAADMMGRLLGPREGRVALIAGTMHYIGHQQRYAGFMAALDERYAALSATPALECLENDDRAADAVHALLQEHRDIVGIYHFSTGADAIARLLEKQGMADRLVFITHELTPHRATLLRSGTIDIVLDQNPMLEARTALSTLSHYLGRCTAPLDGPIIPLSVHTRETV from the coding sequence ATGTCGCAGCGCGCCACGATCCACGATATTGCCCGGTATTCCGGAGTTTCAACGGCGACAGTCGATCGGGTTATCAATGGCCGCGGCGGCGTAAGACCCGACAAGGAACGTGTGGTGCTTGAAGCCGCCCGCGAACTGGGTGATGGCCGAAGGCTGATCGCCCTTCATGCACGGCTTGCGCGTATTGCTGTTGTCACCCAGCCGCCAGTCAACCCGTTTCATGCGGCATTGCAGGATGCCTTTCGCGTTATCATGCCTGCCTACAGGGAACAGAATATCGCGTGTTTCGAACACCATGCCAGCATCGAGCATCCTGACCGGGCGGCAAGTCTCATCCGCACGCTGGCACGTGAATATGACGGGCTCATCCTGTGTCTGCCCGATCACCCAGGCATCAGGCAGGCCGTAAGCGATGCCTGTGCGAGACTTCCCGTTGTGACGATTGCTTCCGACATCACGGCTCCCGAGCGTCTGGCCTATATCGGCTCGGACAACTACCGTGCGGGTCGTATTGCGGCTGACATGATGGGCCGCCTGCTCGGCCCGCGTGAGGGACGCGTGGCCCTCATTGCGGGGACGATGCATTATATCGGGCATCAGCAGCGCTATGCAGGCTTCATGGCCGCACTCGATGAGCGCTACGCAGCACTCAGTGCCACACCTGCGCTGGAATGTCTGGAAAACGACGACAGGGCAGCCGACGCCGTTCATGCCCTGCTGCAGGAGCATCGCGATATTGTCGGGATCTATCATTTCTCGACCGGGGCCGACGCCATTGCGCGTCTGCTCGAAAAACAGGGCATGGCCGACAGGCTGGTCTTCATCACACACGAACTGACACCCCACCGCGCCACGTTGCTGCGCTCAGGCACGATCGACATTGTGCTCGACCAGAACCCTATGCTCGAGGCGCGAACGGCACTTTCCACTCTCAGCCACTATCTGGGGCGCTGCACAGCCCCTCTTGATGGCCCGATCATTCCCCTGTCGGTCCATACACGTGAGACGGTCTGA
- a CDS encoding aldo/keto reductase: protein MEKRVLGKSGLEVSALGLGCMGLSFGYGPAEDHESAITFLRGAYERGVTFFDTAEAYGPGTNESLLGEALAPFRKDVVIATKFGFRNGRPGDGLDSHPARIRQVAEDALRRLRTDVIDLFYQHRVDPDVPMEDVAGTVKELIWEGKIRHFGLSEAGAASIRKAHAVQPVAALQSEYSLWWREPEQEILPLLEELGIGFVPFSPLGKGFLTGKIDTSTQFSDQDFRKIVPRFAPEALQANQALVTQLEAIAAQRQATPAQIALAWLLARKPWIVPIPGTRRLSRLEENLGGATLALGSDESQAIDEALTQIDVVGERYPASMKALVGR, encoded by the coding sequence ATGGAAAAGCGGGTTTTGGGAAAAAGCGGACTCGAGGTTTCTGCCCTTGGTCTGGGGTGCATGGGGCTGAGTTTTGGTTATGGCCCCGCCGAAGATCATGAAAGCGCCATCACCTTCCTGCGCGGTGCCTATGAGCGCGGGGTCACGTTTTTCGACACTGCCGAGGCTTATGGCCCCGGCACCAATGAGAGCCTGCTGGGCGAGGCGCTCGCGCCTTTCCGCAAGGATGTGGTGATTGCCACGAAGTTCGGCTTTCGCAATGGCAGGCCGGGCGATGGGCTCGACAGTCATCCGGCCCGCATCCGTCAGGTTGCCGAGGACGCGCTCAGGCGCCTGCGTACCGATGTGATCGATCTGTTCTATCAGCATCGTGTCGATCCTGATGTGCCGATGGAGGATGTGGCAGGGACAGTCAAGGAACTCATATGGGAGGGTAAAATCCGCCATTTCGGCCTGTCCGAGGCGGGTGCGGCGTCCATTCGCAAGGCCCATGCGGTGCAGCCAGTCGCTGCCCTGCAAAGCGAATATTCGCTCTGGTGGCGCGAGCCCGAACAGGAAATCCTGCCGCTGCTGGAAGAACTTGGCATCGGGTTCGTCCCCTTCAGCCCGCTGGGCAAGGGCTTCCTGACGGGCAAGATCGACACGAGCACACAGTTCAGCGATCAGGATTTCCGCAAGATCGTGCCACGCTTTGCTCCGGAGGCGTTGCAGGCCAATCAGGCGCTGGTCACGCAGCTCGAAGCCATTGCGGCGCAGCGTCAGGCCACCCCGGCGCAGATTGCGCTTGCCTGGCTTCTGGCCCGCAAGCCGTGGATCGTGCCCATTCCCGGTACGCGTCGCCTGTCGCGTCTGGAGGAAAATCTCGGCGGCGCGACACTGGCACTTGGCTCCGATGAATCGCAGGCGATCGACGAGGCGCTGACGCAGATCGACGTTGTGGGTGAACGTTATCCCGCCAGCATGAAAGCGCTCGTAGGACGCTGA
- a CDS encoding SDR family oxidoreductase, with protein sequence MTREIAGKVVVVTGASSGLGEAVSRRLAAEGAKIVLGARRLDRLEALADSLSIGRYAVKKTDVSRSAEVQALVDHAIALHGRVDVLINNAGLMPHSPLEKRRIEDWDRMIDVNLKGTLYGIAAVLPQMQKQKSGHIINVSSVAGHKVGPGGAVYSATKSAVRVVSEGLRQEVKPYNIRTTIISPGAVATELTDSITDPDTAKSMKAFYQNYAIPPESFAECVVFAMSQPEAVDINEILFRPTAQEY encoded by the coding sequence ATGACCAGGGAAATTGCAGGCAAGGTCGTTGTGGTGACCGGGGCGAGCAGCGGGCTGGGCGAGGCAGTCTCGCGACGTCTTGCTGCAGAAGGGGCCAAAATCGTTCTGGGGGCTCGGCGTCTCGACAGGCTTGAAGCCCTGGCGGATTCCCTTTCCATCGGGCGTTATGCTGTCAAGAAAACCGATGTCAGCCGCAGCGCCGAAGTGCAGGCTCTGGTCGATCACGCCATCGCGCTGCATGGGCGTGTGGATGTGCTGATCAACAATGCCGGTTTGATGCCTCATTCGCCGCTTGAAAAGCGCCGTATCGAGGATTGGGATCGCATGATCGATGTCAATCTCAAGGGCACGCTTTATGGCATCGCCGCCGTGCTGCCGCAGATGCAAAAGCAGAAGAGCGGCCATATCATCAACGTGTCTTCCGTAGCGGGGCATAAGGTCGGGCCGGGCGGGGCGGTCTATTCCGCCACCAAATCGGCTGTGCGTGTTGTCTCTGAAGGGCTGCGGCAGGAGGTCAAACCCTATAATATCCGCACCACCATCATCTCCCCCGGCGCGGTGGCGACAGAGCTGACAGACAGCATCACCGACCCGGATACGGCGAAATCGATGAAGGCGTTCTACCAGAATTACGCCATTCCGCCGGAATCCTTTGCGGAATGTGTGGTGTTTGCCATGAGCCAGCCCGAGGCGGTGGATATCAACGAAATCCTGTTCCGCCCGACCGCTCAGGAATACTGA
- a CDS encoding winged helix-turn-helix transcriptional regulator, which translates to MTDPTPSPDLLAGYRQAPFAEDCAPRRLLKLFSGKWVTMILHALHISGGSARPGALQRNLPGLSKKMMTQTLRDLQTAGLVERVVIQTMPPNVEYRLTALGQRFIEPLEMLYCWGVRHADLLQQLGQQPD; encoded by the coding sequence ATGACCGACCCCACCCCGTCTCCTGATCTGCTGGCAGGCTACCGTCAGGCCCCGTTTGCCGAGGATTGCGCCCCACGACGCCTGCTCAAGCTGTTTTCAGGCAAATGGGTGACCATGATCCTGCATGCCCTGCATATATCCGGGGGGTCAGCCCGCCCTGGCGCCCTGCAGCGCAACCTGCCTGGCTTGTCGAAAAAGATGATGACCCAGACGCTACGCGATCTTCAGACGGCCGGTCTGGTCGAACGGGTCGTAATCCAGACCATGCCACCCAATGTGGAATACAGGCTGACCGCGCTTGGCCAGCGCTTTATCGAACCGCTGGAAATGCTTTATTGCTGGGGTGTCCGCCATGCGGATCTCCTGCAGCAGCTTGGCCAGCAACCCGACTGA
- a CDS encoding sugar dehydrogenase complex small subunit: MGEATRRSILRCGMALVPVVALYGKARSSPLVGEAVPCPDGFHALSFTLIGHDDLDPALARQVWSGLVMRDGEFPGRYSALATALSKAGVKTWRDYQHSEARAHEMLHAVAVDIVSAWYLGRVGPMLPRAETGTPVFITYEGALMWRPTIDVTVIPTYARGGPGYWADPPPIEDRQQKDRQQQGGLPNGRPAGASVSQSNGSEF, encoded by the coding sequence ATGGGCGAGGCAACAAGACGCAGTATTTTGCGGTGCGGCATGGCGCTTGTTCCTGTGGTGGCGTTGTATGGCAAAGCTCGTTCCAGCCCGCTTGTCGGCGAGGCTGTGCCCTGTCCTGACGGGTTTCACGCGCTTTCTTTCACGCTTATAGGTCACGATGATCTGGATCCGGCATTGGCCAGGCAGGTGTGGTCCGGCCTCGTCATGCGCGACGGGGAGTTTCCGGGCCGCTATAGCGCCCTTGCGACAGCCCTGAGCAAGGCGGGCGTAAAAACCTGGCGTGACTACCAGCACTCCGAAGCCCGTGCACATGAAATGCTGCACGCTGTGGCTGTCGATATTGTGAGTGCCTGGTATCTGGGGCGTGTCGGCCCGATGCTGCCACGCGCCGAGACAGGTACGCCGGTATTCATCACCTATGAAGGGGCCCTGATGTGGCGCCCCACGATCGACGTGACAGTTATTCCCACCTACGCGCGTGGCGGCCCCGGATACTGGGCGGACCCACCCCCCATTGAGGACAGGCAGCAGAAAGACCGGCAACAGCAGGGCGGGCTGCCGAATGGCCGTCCGGCGGGGGCGAGCGTCTCCCAGAGCAATGGATCAGAATTCTGA
- the iolE gene encoding myo-inosose-2 dehydratase produces the protein MMDETSGSTGLPPNVRLGCSPLSWTNDVLEDLGNKTPLDQCLSEIAAAGYEGTELGRKYPRNAEDLTPVLQRHHLALASGWYSGRLGERDVEEEWADVASHAQLLRAMGCQVMVYGECGAMAPSAAPLDEPMSRRLKLSREALRDYAGRLSVFDAMLRARYGIRLAYHHHLMMVAETFPEICQVFDALSTEVGLLLDTGHAMAAGFDYRRLIDRYGARICHIHLKDVRPAVLERVRGDDLSFNDAVRAGVFTVPGDGCIDFGPLAAFVAQSGYQGWMVVEAEQDPDKAPPLAAVIRARAHIQACFAGLLVAG, from the coding sequence ATGATGGATGAGACATCAGGCAGCACGGGTCTGCCGCCAAACGTCAGGCTGGGATGCAGCCCGCTTTCATGGACGAACGATGTGCTGGAGGATCTGGGCAATAAGACGCCGCTTGACCAATGTCTGAGCGAGATCGCCGCCGCCGGGTATGAGGGGACGGAGCTGGGGCGAAAATATCCGCGCAATGCCGAGGATCTGACACCTGTTCTGCAGCGCCATCACCTGGCGCTGGCTTCGGGCTGGTATTCGGGCCGGCTGGGTGAGCGCGATGTGGAGGAGGAATGGGCGGATGTCGCAAGTCATGCCCAGCTTCTGCGGGCGATGGGCTGTCAGGTCATGGTTTATGGTGAATGTGGCGCCATGGCCCCGTCTGCCGCGCCGCTCGATGAGCCCATGTCACGCCGCCTGAAACTGTCGCGTGAGGCCTTGCGCGACTATGCCGGACGGCTGAGTGTTTTCGATGCCATGCTGCGCGCGCGGTACGGCATACGGCTTGCCTATCATCATCATCTGATGATGGTGGCAGAAACATTTCCGGAAATCTGTCAGGTTTTCGATGCGCTCTCGACCGAGGTGGGTCTTTTGCTCGATACCGGGCACGCAATGGCGGCAGGGTTCGATTATCGCCGCCTGATCGATCGCTATGGCGCACGTATTTGTCATATTCACCTCAAGGATGTGCGCCCGGCGGTATTGGAGCGTGTGCGCGGTGATGATCTGAGTTTCAATGACGCCGTACGCGCGGGGGTGTTTACCGTGCCGGGTGATGGCTGCATCGATTTTGGCCCACTCGCAGCGTTTGTCGCCCAGAGCGGCTATCAGGGCTGGATGGTGGTTGAGGCCGAGCAGGACCCCGACAAGGCCCCCCCACTGGCGGCGGTAATACGGGCGCGCGCTCATATACAGGCATGTTTCGCGGGTCTGCTGGTGGCAGGGTGA
- a CDS encoding LysR family transcriptional regulator → MKRDDLVDLNAFLAVAEEQSFTRAAARLGTSQSALSHTVRRLETRLGVRLLTRTTRRVSATLAGERLLQTLVPALDSISDEIAAISELSERPSGTIRLTTSDHAARTLIWPALRRLLPGYPEIQVELAIDSGLTDIVAERFDAGVRLEETIARDMIAVPIGPPLRMAVVGAPAYFAHQAPPRQPQDLSQHQCLKLRMASSGAIYAWELEKGRRSLRVRPEGPLTFNNAPMLLEAARDGFGLACVMEDQILDDVAAGRLVRVLEDWCPPFPGYHLYYPSRRNTSAAFRLLVEALRYRA, encoded by the coding sequence ATGAAACGCGATGATCTGGTCGATCTGAACGCCTTTCTGGCCGTAGCGGAAGAGCAGAGCTTTACGCGTGCGGCGGCAAGGCTTGGCACGTCGCAATCGGCACTCAGCCATACGGTCAGACGGCTCGAAACCCGCCTTGGCGTGCGGCTTCTGACACGCACCACGCGACGGGTCTCGGCCACCCTCGCCGGTGAAAGGTTACTCCAGACCCTTGTCCCTGCGCTTGACAGTATCAGCGACGAAATCGCTGCCATCAGTGAATTGTCCGAGCGTCCCTCAGGCACGATCCGGCTCACCACCTCCGACCATGCCGCCCGAACCCTGATCTGGCCCGCATTGCGGCGCCTGCTGCCCGGATACCCGGAGATACAGGTGGAACTCGCCATCGATTCAGGCCTGACCGACATCGTGGCCGAGCGCTTCGATGCAGGTGTGCGACTGGAAGAAACCATCGCACGTGACATGATTGCGGTACCGATCGGGCCACCGTTGCGCATGGCCGTTGTGGGCGCCCCTGCTTATTTCGCGCATCAGGCACCTCCCCGGCAGCCGCAGGATCTGTCACAGCATCAATGCCTGAAACTGCGCATGGCCAGTTCGGGGGCGATCTATGCCTGGGAGCTGGAAAAAGGGCGACGCAGCCTGCGTGTTCGCCCCGAGGGGCCCCTGACATTCAACAATGCTCCTATGCTACTCGAAGCTGCACGAGACGGGTTTGGTCTGGCCTGCGTCATGGAGGATCAGATTCTCGATGATGTGGCAGCTGGGCGGCTTGTTCGCGTGCTGGAGGATTGGTGCCCCCCCTTCCCCGGCTACCATCTCTATTACCCGAGCCGCCGCAATACCTCGGCAGCCTTTCGACTGCTTGTCGAGGCCTTGCGGTATCGCGCCTGA
- a CDS encoding (R)-mandelonitrile lyase, with protein sequence MQITRSGSTASAQGNDAWFTGRVRVDAPFSGSGALACATVTFEPGARTAWHTHPKGQTILVLSGLGWVQRDGGAVEEVRPGDIVFFEPDEKHWHGASALCAMSHVAITESVEGVSTRWLDKVSDEQYRRAD encoded by the coding sequence ATGCAGATCACACGTTCAGGTAGCACAGCCTCTGCGCAGGGAAATGACGCCTGGTTTACCGGCAGGGTGCGTGTGGACGCGCCTTTTTCGGGAAGCGGTGCGCTGGCCTGTGCAACGGTCACATTCGAGCCCGGTGCCCGTACGGCCTGGCATACGCACCCCAAGGGACAGACCATTCTGGTGCTTTCCGGGCTGGGCTGGGTGCAGCGCGACGGCGGCGCGGTAGAGGAAGTGCGCCCCGGCGATATCGTGTTTTTCGAGCCCGATGAGAAACACTGGCACGGTGCCTCGGCGCTATGTGCGATGAGCCACGTCGCCATTACCGAGAGCGTCGAGGGTGTTTCCACCCGATGGCTGGATAAGGTGAGCGACGAACAGTACCGCCGCGCTGACTGA
- a CDS encoding carboxymuconolactone decarboxylase family protein, whose protein sequence is MNEPRTEQNIPASTTARKAFGDIAPDLARYTDTVLFDEVWARPGLAPRERCIVTVTCLISLYRGNELGFHLRKALETGVTEAEIIEIITHLAFYAGWPTASTALGIARQVFADRKES, encoded by the coding sequence ATGAACGAGCCCCGAACAGAGCAGAACATTCCTGCCTCGACAACGGCGCGCAAGGCGTTTGGTGATATTGCGCCGGATCTGGCGCGCTATACCGATACGGTGCTTTTTGACGAGGTCTGGGCCCGGCCCGGCCTTGCACCGCGTGAGCGCTGTATCGTCACCGTCACATGCCTGATCAGCCTCTATCGAGGCAATGAACTCGGTTTTCATTTGCGCAAGGCGCTCGAGACCGGTGTGACCGAGGCGGAAATCATCGAAATCATCACCCATCTCGCTTTCTATGCCGGCTGGCCTACCGCCTCGACCGCGCTGGGCATTGCGAGACAGGTTTTTGCTGACAGAAAGGAGTCCTGA
- a CDS encoding GMC family oxidoreductase, which translates to MVQHDYDADVIVVGSGVIGSLAAHHLARNGKSVIILEAGTRVPRWKIVESFRECGNVSTDAGNRNQPYPNEPWAPSSFVPGYITNHGPVDYVPGMLRMVGGTTWHWGGACWRLLPNDFRLQTLYGVGRDWPISYDDLEPFYHQAEIEMGVSGDDNADYSGKSGAAFPPRQAPFPVRPQALSYFSQRFRDRVAVGGYPFTYQPNGRATDPYDDRPACVGNNNCSPICPIGSQYSGDRHATKAERAGARLVSDATVYRLEKTPDGKRIAAVHYYTPAKQSIRLTARQVMVAAHALETPRLMLLSDVGNSSGMVGRNLMDHNAFSLAMIADEPMWSGRGPVQQGDVLKWRDGDFRRFHGCIRHEVGNFVGNVQITERLLSQGIIGPELDEKIRHMAARWVFMDSNIEMLPEPGNRMTLSTSKRDFHGLPLMDIYYDVNDYARAAGAVIKDDYARFLSLLGGEIFDQNLTTWENRDHPMGTVIMGNDPRNSVVNAEGRSHDHDNLFIATTGIMPAASVVNPTLTGCALSLRSAAIMLKEI; encoded by the coding sequence ATGGTACAGCATGATTATGATGCCGACGTGATCGTGGTCGGCTCGGGGGTGATCGGTAGTCTGGCGGCTCATCACCTCGCCCGTAATGGTAAGTCGGTCATTATTCTCGAAGCAGGCACCCGTGTACCACGCTGGAAGATCGTCGAGAGCTTTCGGGAATGCGGGAATGTGAGCACTGATGCCGGCAATCGCAATCAGCCTTATCCAAATGAGCCCTGGGCCCCGAGTTCATTTGTGCCGGGCTACATCACCAATCACGGCCCTGTCGATTATGTGCCTGGCATGTTGCGTATGGTTGGGGGAACCACATGGCATTGGGGAGGGGCATGCTGGCGCCTGCTTCCCAATGATTTCCGCCTGCAGACGCTCTACGGCGTGGGGCGCGACTGGCCGATATCGTATGACGATCTTGAGCCGTTCTATCATCAGGCCGAAATCGAGATGGGGGTCTCCGGCGATGATAATGCCGATTACAGCGGTAAGAGTGGCGCAGCGTTCCCTCCACGTCAGGCGCCGTTTCCGGTAAGGCCCCAGGCGCTCAGCTATTTCAGCCAGCGTTTTCGCGATCGTGTGGCCGTGGGAGGGTATCCATTCACCTATCAGCCCAATGGGCGCGCAACCGATCCGTATGACGATCGACCGGCATGCGTCGGGAACAATAATTGCTCACCGATCTGCCCGATAGGCTCTCAGTATAGCGGTGACCGCCACGCCACGAAGGCCGAGCGTGCCGGGGCCAGACTTGTCAGCGATGCAACAGTCTATCGTCTGGAAAAGACGCCGGATGGTAAGCGCATTGCGGCGGTGCATTACTATACGCCTGCAAAGCAATCGATCCGTCTGACGGCCCGCCAGGTAATGGTTGCAGCCCATGCGCTGGAAACGCCGCGTCTCATGCTCCTGTCCGACGTCGGTAATTCCTCGGGCATGGTGGGTCGAAATCTCATGGATCATAACGCATTTTCTCTGGCGATGATCGCGGATGAACCCATGTGGTCGGGCCGCGGCCCGGTACAGCAGGGCGACGTACTCAAATGGCGCGATGGCGATTTCCGCCGTTTTCATGGCTGCATCCGTCACGAAGTCGGCAATTTCGTCGGTAATGTGCAGATCACCGAGCGCCTGCTGTCACAAGGGATTATCGGCCCGGAGCTTGACGAGAAAATAAGGCACATGGCGGCGCGCTGGGTTTTTATGGACTCCAATATCGAAATGCTGCCCGAGCCTGGCAACCGTATGACACTGAGTACCAGCAAACGGGATTTCCATGGTCTGCCACTCATGGATATCTATTACGACGTCAATGATTATGCCCGGGCCGCCGGGGCCGTGATCAAAGACGATTATGCCCGCTTCCTCAGCCTGCTGGGTGGCGAGATTTTCGATCAGAATCTCACGACATGGGAAAACCGCGATCATCCGATGGGCACGGTAATCATGGGTAATGACCCGCGTAACTCTGTGGTGAATGCGGAGGGTCGCAGCCATGACCACGATAATCTTTTCATCGCCACGACAGGGATCATGCCGGCGGCGTCAGTGGTCAATCCGACCCTGACAGGTTGCGCCCTGTCCCTGCGCTCAGCCGCCATCATGCTGAAGGAGATCTGA
- a CDS encoding c-type cytochrome, producing the protein MADCQSRHGAMRDKSFKTLPRKQRRARQWHSGALLMLGVAMICPAFSADQTVLDRGAYLARAADCVACHTRPGGAPYAGGYGIQTPMGVIYSSNITPSKTQGIGRWSEAAFARAVRGGVSSNGVSLYPAMPYDSYAAMTDQDIHALYTYMQTAIEPIEDAARPVTSLRFPYNIRGLMRVWNWLYLDRRVFARWQDETEEQARGRYLVEAVAHCGTCHTPRNFMMAARTGHALRGAQVGGWYAPDIAAGQNAPLASWRDQDIETYLRDGHVRNKGVAAGPMGEAVEHSLRFLTPQDLSAITAYLRTLKRPSVPEAAIQGISASAIVPANASHERPIYSIDSPQDRQTRAAARSEREASPAAYADRRNYRDISGGAALYMAACAACHQLDGSGTADDYYPSLTQSRAVLSDRPNNLVMTILAGVHRQGADGVAFMPAFRHDLTDHQIAALANFITARFAGREQKLDDAKITALRRFDTEDFPARARPGRE; encoded by the coding sequence ATGGCGGATTGTCAGTCCCGGCATGGGGCCATGCGAGACAAATCCTTCAAAACGCTGCCCAGAAAGCAGCGCCGGGCAAGACAATGGCACTCTGGCGCCTTGCTGATGCTTGGTGTTGCAATGATATGCCCCGCATTCAGCGCAGATCAGACAGTGCTCGATCGTGGTGCCTATCTGGCTCGTGCTGCGGATTGCGTTGCCTGCCACACCCGGCCTGGCGGGGCGCCCTATGCAGGAGGATATGGTATCCAGACTCCTATGGGGGTGATCTATTCGAGTAATATCACACCATCGAAAACCCAGGGCATCGGGCGCTGGTCCGAGGCCGCGTTTGCGCGTGCTGTTCGCGGCGGTGTTTCGTCGAATGGTGTCTCTCTTTATCCGGCCATGCCCTATGATTCCTATGCGGCAATGACGGATCAGGATATTCACGCGCTCTATACGTATATGCAAACCGCCATCGAGCCCATCGAAGACGCGGCAAGGCCGGTCACGTCACTGCGTTTTCCCTATAATATTCGAGGGCTGATGCGGGTCTGGAACTGGCTGTATCTCGATCGTCGTGTCTTTGCCCGTTGGCAAGACGAGACGGAGGAACAGGCCAGGGGGCGTTATCTGGTCGAGGCTGTGGCTCATTGCGGAACCTGCCATACGCCGCGCAACTTCATGATGGCTGCGCGCACGGGCCATGCGCTCAGAGGGGCTCAGGTCGGGGGGTGGTATGCCCCCGATATCGCTGCCGGGCAGAATGCGCCACTCGCATCATGGCGGGATCAGGACATCGAAACCTATCTACGTGACGGGCATGTCCGCAATAAAGGGGTAGCTGCAGGACCGATGGGCGAGGCGGTCGAGCATTCCCTGCGGTTCCTGACTCCTCAGGATCTTTCAGCGATCACGGCCTATCTGCGTACGCTGAAGCGCCCCTCAGTTCCAGAGGCGGCTATCCAGGGCATTTCTGCGTCTGCCATTGTCCCGGCCAATGCCTCGCATGAACGCCCCATTTACTCGATTGACTCACCTCAAGACCGTCAGACACGCGCGGCCGCTCGGAGCGAACGCGAGGCGTCTCCCGCCGCTTACGCGGATCGACGCAATTATCGCGATATTTCAGGTGGTGCCGCGCTCTATATGGCTGCCTGCGCGGCATGTCATCAACTCGACGGAAGCGGGACAGCTGATGATTATTATCCATCGCTCACGCAGAGCCGAGCCGTGTTATCCGACCGGCCCAATAATCTCGTCATGACCATTCTGGCCGGCGTGCATCGCCAGGGTGCTGATGGCGTTGCCTTCATGCCGGCGTTTCGTCACGATCTTACCGATCATCAGATTGCAGCTCTCGCAAACTTCATCACAGCCCGGTTTGCGGGAAGGGAGCAGAAGCTGGACGATGCGAAAATCACTGCGTTACGACGCTTTGATACGGAAGACTTTCCGGCACGGGCGCGTCCCGGACGAGAATAG